AAAAAGTACTATAAAGAAAAAAAGAATCTGTTTTGCCATCTATGAAATATGTTTCCGCATTTCATCAAATTCTTTTTTTGTAATCTCTCCTTTTGCGTAGCGCTTCTTTAAAATTTCAAGCGCAGTGTCGCTTGTAAATCCATGTCTTGCTTTTATTCTTTCCATTCGTTCGATATGTCGATTTGGATGAAATATGCGAACGATAATAAAAACAAAAGCAAAAATTAAAATTATCCAAATAAATGGAGTAAAAAATCCCGTAAATGGGGAATAATTATAGTAAGGATAATTCAACATAATTTATTATAACACTTACTGTGTAATAGGGGACGAAGAAAGAGGCCAGATTTCTATTGCAGTATTTTCATTAGCCGCAGAACAAGCTTGAATTGTTATACTTCCAACGGTTTGATTATTATAAATAAAATCAACTTTTTGCTGGGAAATGGTACTTTGGCATTGTGGGCCATTAGGAACACGGACCTGCGAATA
The Patescibacteria group bacterium genome window above contains:
- a CDS encoding SHOCT domain-containing protein → MLNYPYYNYSPFTGFFTPFIWIILIFAFVFIIVRIFHPNRHIERMERIKARHGFTSDTALEILKKRYAKGEITKKEFDEMRKHIS